From Geotalea uraniireducens Rf4:
TCTTGCTTACCAGCGAGTAAGGGACATAGTAGTTTACCACCACGACACCGACCACATCTTTTGCATTCCAGTTGGAATAGACCGGAACAATGCCGCGGATAAGATCGGCCTTGCCGATGGAGTTCACCTTGGTGAGTTGTTTTCCGAGCAACCCGACCTTGATGTCTTCCGATGACGGATTGGTGAACTCTCCCCGCGGCAGCTTCGGGTTGGCAGCCCTGACCAGCTCTTCCCGCTGGGATGAATACACCTCCACAACACCCAGGTTGTATTCTTTCTGTTTCTGGCGGATTACGCTCTTCAGGCGCGGAAGGTTTTCCTCGTTCAACAGCTTTTGTTCTTTGATGATGGCGCTTATCTGCTCGCCGTAATAGATGGCGTTGGCTGCGGAGCTTTTGTAGTAGGTCTGGGCGACTTCCATGGATTCATCGAGAGATGTTTCCACCTGTTTGTTGAACCAGTTCTGGATGCTGTTGGTTATGAAGCCAGCCGAAACAAAGAAGAGGAGCATGGTCGGCACCAGGGAGAGGCCTACAAAGGCCAGAACAAGCTTGGTGCGGAGTTTGGCGCCGATGGCGTTTTGCCGCCGTTCCAGCATGAGCTTGGCGACGTTCCTGAAAACCAGGTAAATGAGGAGGATGATGAGCAGAATGATGACGTTGATTATGCCGAAGATAATGATGTTGTTGCCCATCGGCACTTCGGAGCTCAGCTTCGAGAGATGAATCTCCGTAGAGGTGAGAAAAATGATCAACAGGAGAGAAAACGCGACAATAAATCCTTCGCGTTTTCTTTTGCGCAACTCTTCCGGCGGCAGGCCTTTGTTTGTTTCTGTTTTCACTCGTTTCCCTTGGTTGCGATAAATGCAGAGCTAACATTATCTGAATTAGATGTTTATTTCAAGGTGTTATCGGCGCCGCACAAGGACGGCGCCGCGACCGGTCACTGCAGTCAGGTACGAAACAGCTCCTTACAATATCCGTTTTGCAGCCTACGCTTGCGAAATATTTTCTAGCCTTTCCTGTCACACATAAGTTCGTTTCGTTCGTCGTGATAGAGGCTGCACTGGCATTCCATGGCCTTCCGTAAAGCGGTGCGGGAACGATGGAGTCTGATCTTGACAGTATCGAAGCTGATATTGAGTATGTCGGCAATCTCTTGGTTAGCAAGCTCTTCGAATTCGCTGAGGAGCAAGACGGTACGATAGTTTTCGGGTAACTGGTCAACAACACCACGGATGCAGGCGTTCATTTCTCTATGGATATATTCCAGTTCCGTTCCTGAATAATTGGTATCAGGGAAATCGTCTAACGAACCATCTTCGTCGACCAAATACTCTTTCCCCTTTTGACGGGCCAGGGACGAAAGGGCATGGTCGCGGGCAGTGTTAGATAAATTAGTTGCATTTTGCAAACAAAAAAGGTAGATTCATCCGAAGGAGACAACATCATGGATTCAATCCGGGAGCAGTTGCAGATATTTACCCGTCGTTTCGACTCGCTGAACTCATCCTGCTGCGACGAGTGCTGCGGACAGCAGGTCTCCATGGTCCAGAGCCATATCCTCTTCGAGCTGCGGAAAGCCGGCACCCCCTCCATGCAGCAGGTAGCGGAGGAACTGATCATGGATGTGACCACCTTCAGCCGCCAGGCCAAGACCCTTGAAAAGAAGGGGCTCATATCCAGGAGTGTGTCACCGGACGACCGGCGTGTGATCCTGCTTGCTCTGACCGATGAAGGGCTTCGTGTGTTACGCCAGATCGACCTTTATATGGCAGACAGGATCGAACGGATATTCTCCTCCATGACCCCTTTCGAGCGGGAGACCGTAATCAGATCGCTCAGACTTCTGAACGATGCAGTGATCAAAGCCAGCTGTTCTCAACATCCAGATACCATTGCATGTTGCAACTAATTTGTCCGCGACCACTCACCGGCTCGGTAGGGAAATCAACTCGTAACGATGCTTCGCGACTTAGCCGAAACTAGTGCTGTCCAGGTGGACGCCACCCAACAGGCGTTTACGGCGGCCTTGGTCTTACGGCCTTCGACCTGCCCCTCGCCGGACTGCCATCGTCAACCTCCCCCCCCTTCCTCCACCAGAGCTTTCGCGGTGGGTTAGCGGCTTTCCGCCTCGAATATACCAAGCTCCATTCCACGAGACCATGACCAAATCCGAAGTCGGCAGCCTTCTCAAACCGGGAATCGGTACATGAAATGCGCTAAGGGAGGATAAAACCTTTTTTGGCTGTATCCTTTTTCTCCGGTTCCCGTCTATAGAGATGGAAAGGAGGTGAAGCTCATGTTCGGATGTGAACACGGATGCGCAGGTTTCTGGTGGATAGGTCCAATCTTTCTATTGCTCTTGATTATCGGCTGCATCTTCATTATGCGCGGCTGCTCTTGCATGCCGGGCCGGCATTCCCCAGATGGGAAGACCCACCGCTTCTCGGACAACTCGGCAATGGAAATACTTGATAAACGGTATGCCCTTGGGGAAATAGATCGAAAAGAATACGAGGAAATGAAGAACAAGGTAACCGAGGATGGGAAAAAAGGCTCTTAACGGAGAATATGGAGTCGCGCAGGAAAGGAGTTCTTATGAAAAAAGTGAAATCACTTTCTGAAAAGTTGAAAGCTTCAATTTGCCATAATTGCCCGCTGTGCAGGCATGCAAGGAGCCATCCCGAATCGTTCATCGGAAAAATCGTTCATAGTAAGCATGCCAAAGACTGCCCGATGTGGAAAGCGGAACAAGAAGTATTTGGAAAGGAACCTTAGTGATGCCGGTCTTCAGACGGCAAGAGGAAAAGATAATAGCATAATCATAGATTAGATCAAAACAACCATAAAGGAGTCCCCAATGTCCATCCTGAACAATCGTGAACGCGAACTAGTCGCCATAGGCGCTGCACTGGGAAGCAATTGTGTCCCCTGCATCGAATACCATATCCAGCAGGCCCGCAAAACCGGCCTCTCAGATGCGGAAATTGCCGAGGCGATTGAATTCGCCGATAAAATCAAGCGCGTACCAGCAGAAAAAGTGCTGGAGGCAGCTTCACGCAGGCTTTCAGCGCCGATCGACGAACAGGCAGCAGCGCCAGGTGCATGCTGCACGCCAGCGACAGCTGCCAAGTCATGTTGTTGACAAGCGTTATAGAGCGTCAGACTTCGACTATGGTCTTCGTACCCCCCCGGCTCTGCCGGGGGACTCACAACGTTTTTGAAAGCCACAACCTCTGGTGGGGGATTATATGTTATTTGCAGAACGATATACTATCTTATGGGGCGGAAACCGAAATATAAAGCTTGTTTCGGGCATTGATCTACGCAGTCTCCACAGTTGATGCACTTCCGGTCATTTACGGCCGCTTCGTTATTCTCGACATATTCTTTTACTTTAACACCCATCTGACAGCTATCGGTACATTTGTCACAATTTCCACATGATGCCTTGTGTATTCCGATTTTCACCAGACTGAATTTTGAATATAAGCTCAATGTGCCGCCAATCGGGCAGAGATATTTACAAAACCACCTGCTCCCCAAATAATAGGTCAAGAACATGGTTATCGGCATCATTGTTATGACTCCTCCGATAAATATCCATAAACTGTTTGTCTCGTAACCATAGTTTGAATTGAAATTGATGGCATTGTAATTTCTGTAGAGACCAGTCACCAAACTGCTCAAAAGGACTGCAGTAAAGAAAAAGATAAGATTTTGCTGCCCATATTTTCTTTTGGAGGGGTCAAATCCAAACGTTTTAAGCAAGTTGGCCGATTGTTCCTGCACCGGTGCGAATACACAAAGCCAGCCGCACAGTGCTCGTCCCCATACAAATACCATTAGCAGCATTACCAACCAGAAAATGGAAGCCTGCCCGAATTGTCCCTTTGAGATCAAGTCAGTCGTTGAACGTGGACAAAGGCTTTTCAATTTGGTCACTCCGGCAATCGTGAGACTGGTATGTAAAATAATCAAGGCATACACAATGGAATGAGAATACATTCTCCTTGTTTTCCAATTACCCAGTTTGGGCCATTTGAATCTGATTCTCTGAACAGGAAGCGTATGCGTTGAAGTATATAAATATAAGCCAAAAGCTACTATAGTTATAGCAGCCCCGGCGCCTGTCGTATACCAACGATAAGTCCTTAAAAACTCAAATGCGTGCTCTGAAATGGTGCCATTGAAATACAGAAAACCATCAATAGGGCACATTAGACAGCCATGAATTTCTTCGGTTATTGATCCAATTCCGAATACCAAAACAAATAATCCAAAAACGAGTAAATACTTGCTGAATCTTGACATGATGCTGCCCTCCATAGCTTTATTTTTTTCTGCTCATAAAAAAAGAGGTAGAGGGGAATAGCTGTCCCCTCTACCTGGCCTCCAGTTCTCTGGTAATTCGCAGTTCGTTATGTTTAGTTGTTAGATGGTTCGATTAATTCTCGGTGAGGTTTAACTAATTAGCTGCACCCCGTTATCCAACCTTAACGAATTTAGTTGATTGGTGATATATTATTTAATAACATAATGCAACTATTTTTTTATAATTCGCTTATGGAAAGCAGGGTGGCAAGCGCGGGAGAAAACCCGTGAATATCTTCAGCAGGGAAGCCAGGACGCTAAAGGCAGCGGGCGGGTAGCCGGAAGACTGAATCAACGACTAAACCTATTCAGCCTAAGAGATAAAGGACAGTAGGTGGTGACCCGGGCTCTGCAACGAATCAAGTGGGTAGAGGGAATAGCGACTTTAGGTTGAGCTTGCCTGCAACCAGATAAGCCATGCAGATCAAGTTGTCAGGATTCCGATAGCCTCGTGCCCGAGTTTTGGCTGATTGAATTAGGCTGTTGATGCCCTCAATGAAGCCGCTAGTCAGGCCGCTTTCAAAATGTGCCAGAATGCCATCCCAATGCTCTTTTACAGATTCGGCCATGTTCTTGATGAGTTGGATTGAGCTTGCGGCGGCTTTCCGATGCCATTTGGTCAACAGGGTTTCTGCCTCCGTTCGGCTTGAAGCAAAATAGACGTTCTGAAGGTTCAGCTTGTGCATGTAAGCTTCCGTACTCCTTAAGCTTTGACTGGTGATAATGGCATCCAGGCGCTGTTCCTCTTCCGGTGTCAGGTTCTCTGGATTTTTGAGGAACAGGTTTCTGCTCTTTTTCAGGATTTCAGGAAATAACCTGGCTTCTTGAGCCCTTATCTTACTAAGCTTATCGTTCATAAGCTTGATGACGTGGAATTTATCGAAGGTGACCACGGCATGGGGCAACTGCTCTTTGACACCCTTTATGAATGCCTTGGACATGTCAATAGCAGCGTCTGTGATGCTATCAGGATCGCCGCCATGTGACTTAAGGTCCGCGACGAAGCTCTTGACTGTTTCGTTGTCCTTTCCCGTCGTGCCGAACAAGAGCTTATGCATGTCGAGGTCGAAGAAGAAGGTGACGAATTTCTCGTCATGACTGCGCCCGGCAAAGGTTTCATCCGCACCGACCCTCTTCACCTCGGAGAAGTCTTCTGCGGCCCTTGCCTTCTCGACATAGGATTGAATCAACCGCCATAGACGGGTATCGGTAACGGCAAACAGCCTGCTCATGACCTTCACCGGCAAATCACGAGCCATGGTCATGGCCAGGGCCTCAAACAGCAGCGTAAATCCTGAGCCTGCGCGAGCCCAGGGTACCTGGACCAACTTCACGCCGCAGTCGCTGTTAGGGCACTTTACCCGTGGAACACGCGCATGAAGGTAGGCTTCGTACTGGAAGAAATTCAGATGCCGCCACTCTTTCTCCGTGGTGTCATGGACTGGTGACAACGTTCCGCAGACCGGACAGGGAAAGGTGGCTCCCCGCTGGAAGTCGATGGTTATGTCCAAACGACTTGACTTCTTGTTGAAGTCAACAGAGGTAACCTTCCACGGGATGGCAATTCCAAGAGCAGCACCAAAAAGATCTTCAGGATTCATAGCGATTACTAACCTCCAGGCTGAGTGATGGTGGCCTATCTTACATCAACCCGGCCCAGGCTACCCACTCAATTCGTCGAGGAGCCGTGACCCGTATGGATCGTTACGTGAAAGCAACAACGATTGAGCAATTTTTTTCCTAATACCCCGCCCTTGAGCTGGTCACCGAATATGCGCACAAAACCTCATAGGTGAGAACAGGCGGTTATTCATAGAATAGTATTGTTGCATATAACATGTAATATAGTTGCACAATTTGGTGATTTATTGTAGGAAGGCGGAAAAATATTCTCGCAAGGCGTATCCTTTTTCGCATGTTCACCGTCTAAACAACCATGCTGCTCAAAAACTCCGGTTAATTTAAGGAATGAAACCATGCCACAAGATTTTCTGCGTTCTCAACCCAAAAACCTCTTCTTTACCGGAAAAGGGGGGGTAGGTAAAACCACCACATCGGCTGCAACCGCCATAGCGTTGGCCGACTGCGGTAAGCTGGTGCTGCTGGTCAGCACCGATCCGGCGTCGAATCTGGACGAGGTACTGGGACTGACACTATCTGCAGAACCGTCACAGGTACCGGATGTTCCAGGTCTTTTTGC
This genomic window contains:
- a CDS encoding RNA polymerase sigma factor, coding for MQNATNLSNTARDHALSSLARQKGKEYLVDEDGSLDDFPDTNYSGTELEYIHREMNACIRGVVDQLPENYRTVLLLSEFEELANQEIADILNISFDTVKIRLHRSRTALRKAMECQCSLYHDERNELMCDRKG
- a CDS encoding MarR family winged helix-turn-helix transcriptional regulator, which produces MDSIREQLQIFTRRFDSLNSSCCDECCGQQVSMVQSHILFELRKAGTPSMQQVAEELIMDVTTFSRQAKTLEKKGLISRSVSPDDRRVILLALTDEGLRVLRQIDLYMADRIERIFSSMTPFERETVIRSLRLLNDAVIKASCSQHPDTIACCN
- a CDS encoding SHOCT domain-containing protein, which translates into the protein MFGCEHGCAGFWWIGPIFLLLLIIGCIFIMRGCSCMPGRHSPDGKTHRFSDNSAMEILDKRYALGEIDRKEYEEMKNKVTEDGKKGS
- a CDS encoding carboxymuconolactone decarboxylase family protein yields the protein MSILNNRERELVAIGAALGSNCVPCIEYHIQQARKTGLSDAEIAEAIEFADKIKRVPAEKVLEAASRRLSAPIDEQAAAPGACCTPATAAKSCC
- a CDS encoding 4Fe-4S binding protein produces the protein MSRFSKYLLVFGLFVLVFGIGSITEEIHGCLMCPIDGFLYFNGTISEHAFEFLRTYRWYTTGAGAAITIVAFGLYLYTSTHTLPVQRIRFKWPKLGNWKTRRMYSHSIVYALIILHTSLTIAGVTKLKSLCPRSTTDLISKGQFGQASIFWLVMLLMVFVWGRALCGWLCVFAPVQEQSANLLKTFGFDPSKRKYGQQNLIFFFTAVLLSSLVTGLYRNYNAINFNSNYGYETNSLWIFIGGVITMMPITMFLTYYLGSRWFCKYLCPIGGTLSLYSKFSLVKIGIHKASCGNCDKCTDSCQMGVKVKEYVENNEAAVNDRKCINCGDCVDQCPKQALYFGFRPIR
- a CDS encoding ISL3-like element ISGur7 family transposase, encoding MNPEDLFGAALGIAIPWKVTSVDFNKKSSRLDITIDFQRGATFPCPVCGTLSPVHDTTEKEWRHLNFFQYEAYLHARVPRVKCPNSDCGVKLVQVPWARAGSGFTLLFEALAMTMARDLPVKVMSRLFAVTDTRLWRLIQSYVEKARAAEDFSEVKRVGADETFAGRSHDEKFVTFFFDLDMHKLLFGTTGKDNETVKSFVADLKSHGGDPDSITDAAIDMSKAFIKGVKEQLPHAVVTFDKFHVIKLMNDKLSKIRAQEARLFPEILKKSRNLFLKNPENLTPEEEQRLDAIITSQSLRSTEAYMHKLNLQNVYFASSRTEAETLLTKWHRKAAASSIQLIKNMAESVKEHWDGILAHFESGLTSGFIEGINSLIQSAKTRARGYRNPDNLICMAYLVAGKLNLKSLFPLPT